From a single Ornithodoros turicata isolate Travis chromosome 8, ASM3712646v1, whole genome shotgun sequence genomic region:
- the LOC135366220 gene encoding neprilysin-1-like isoform X1 encodes MADQKNKSSKRTTQDGGPEPGVPAPQGNKAVPPEATGASTIMYVLAGAALVIVGLGLLGLYWTLKSGFQSAGTSSSPPPQASTSSEVTKSSLAPWAKSTEATGSTSSHGPGPSTQSSSSSTIRHNEGIAGCTTDDCQYIKNLIDTSVDRSKDPCNNFYEYACGAAKINYAAEYDLAQGGTLDVLSRSISESINRSMDGSSIPTRNQKVIEKCASFFRSCLNAPANRRTNLDAIKGYLESERMDLANSNLQFDSLEILAKFNFELEIPLILEFALPRETPRLIIRIDEHHTTRLYMTTWSSRGRDQGKYVDTVLSNIYHKAFAESFLNGIVSNVTDVIRLLKHSNRRHPITGIPISKAIQAAPGSLVSRRWNAVLGRYVKSETPCQVYADHSNILRDWIVTENATMKWFMAWRTAEFLHSTLGAQDGKGDARVTREKCYGLANSMFPFVMSAQVLFASVGEKRVNHVKAMFGKIIDVVVEYFPHSTLLANNNRKDAQSKLQSLHKRAEIGYASYRVSTEGNLTDFYRSVPDLNGPFIMDFISASEKTKMYWSIVFAGDLEFAAKWKGELPVFDASMRYDARHNKLTIPPAMMMKPVYALEAPPEINYGTLGRLVVSAVMLAFDDDGQFYKDAGQHEYWFNAQSNENFGEKVRCLTSMVNARLPNALQVFRVPYVYMADVMGTEPILGAYQNEILGSHSRDELFYLSWCLLWCGKKFPEARSGTLENRCNLPLMNTNHFTTTFSCTANALMNPRVKCTFW; translated from the exons ATGGCAGACCAAAAGAATAAG AGCTCCAAACGGACGACACAGGACGGAGGGCCCGAGCCCGGGGTTCCAGCACCACAAGGAAACAAG GCTGTGCCACCAGAGGCCACAGGAGCATCGACGATAATGTACGTTCTGGCGGGAGCAGCCCTGGTCATTGTTGGACTGGGATTACTGGGATTGTATTGGACTCTGAAGAGCGGCTTCCAAAGTGCAGGTACTAGTTCAAGCCCCCCACCTCAAGCATCCACCAGCAGTGAAGTCACGAAGTCGTCCCTAGCACCTTGGGCCAAATCCACCGAAGCCACTGGGTCAACCAGCTCACATGGTCCGGGCCCATCCACTCAAAGCTCATCGAGCTCCACCATAAGGCACAACGAAGGCATAGCCGGCTGTACCACGGATGACTGccagtacataaaaaatctcatTGACACGTCTGTGGACAGAAGTAAGGACCCCTGCAACAATTTTTACGAGTATGCGTGTGGTGCAGCCAAGATAAATTACGCTGCTGAATACGACCTCGCCCAAGGGGGAACTCTCGACGTACTGTCACGCAGTATCTCCGAGTCAATCAACAGAAGCATGGACGGATCGAGCATACCAACTAGAAACCAAAAAGTAATCGAAAAATGCGCCTCATTCTTTCGCAGCTGCCTGAACGCGCCAGCAAACAGAAGAACCAACTTGGATGCCATAAAGGGATATTTAGAAAGTGAACGCATGGACCTGGCCAACAGTAACCTCCAGTTCGACTCATTAGAGATCCTCGCTAAATTTAATTTCGAGTTGGAGATACCCTTAATACTGGAATTCGCATTACCTAGAGAGACACCCCGTCTTATTATACGCATAGATGAGCATCACACGACGAGATTGTACATGACCACTTGGTCCAGCAGAGGAAGAGACCAAGGGAAATATGTCGATACCGTACTCTCAAATATCTACCACAAGGCATTCGCCGAAAGTTTTTTGAACGGGATAGTGAGCAATGTGACAGACGTTATACGCTTACTCAAGCATAGTAATCGTAGACATCCCATTACTGGAATTCCCATCTCGAAAGCGATCCAGGCAGCTCCCGGCTCTCTAGTCTCCCGCCGGTGGAACGCAGTGCTGGGCCGCTACGTTAAAAGTGAGACGCCCTGCCAAGTCTACGCCGACCACTCGAACATACTGCGCGACTGGATTGTCACAGAAAACGCCACAATGAAGTGGTTCATGGCGTGGAGAACGGCGGAATTTCTTCACTCGACGCTCGGAGCTCAAGACGGAAAGGGCGACGCTCGGGTTACGAGGGAGAAGTGCTACGGGCTAGCGAACTCGATGTTTCCGTTTGTCATGAGCGCCCAGGTGCTGTTCGCATCCGTCGGCGAGAAAAGGGTGAACCACGTGAAGGCCATGTTCGGCAAGATAATCGACGTTGTGGTTGAGTATTTCCCACATAGCACCTTGTTAGCAAACAATAACCGAAAGGATGCCCAGTCGAAGCTGCAGAGTTTGCATAAGAGGGCGGAAATCGGTTACGCGTCTTACCGAGTGAGCACAGAAGGAAACCTCACGGACTTCTACCGGTCCGTCCCGGACTTGAACGGTCCATTCATCATGGACTTCATAAGTGCGAGTGAAAAGACTAAAATGTACTGGTCCATAGTCTTTGCGGGAGATCTGGAGTTCGCAGCCAAGTGGAAAGGCGAACTGCCGGTGTTCGACGCTAGCATGCGTTACGACGCGCGCCATAACAAGCTTACGATTCCGCCTGCTATGATGATGAAGCCTGTCTACGCACTGGAAGCCCCTCCCGAAATTAACTACGGCACTCTGGGACGGCTCGTGGTGAGTGCTGTTATGCTTGCATTCGATGACGACGGACAGTTTTACAAAGATGCGGGTCAACACGAATATTGGTTCAATGCTCAGAGCAACGAGAACTTTGGTGAAAAGGTACGGTGCTTAACTTCGATGGTAAATGCTCGTCTGCCCAATGCACTGCAAGTGTTCCGCGTTCCGTATGTCTACATGGCGGACGTCATGGGCACTGAGCCTATCCTCGGGGCATACCAGAACGAAATTCTGGGAAGTCACTCTCGCGATGAGCTTTTCTATCTATCGTGGTGCCTGCTGTGGTGCGGCAAGAAGTTCCCAGAGGCCCGGTCGGGGACCTTGGAAAATAGGTGCAACCTGCCTCTTATGAATACGAATCATTTCACTACGACATTCAGCTGCACTGCTAATGCCTTAATGAATCCTCGAGTTAAGTGCACCTTCTGGTAA
- the LOC135366220 gene encoding neprilysin-1-like isoform X2, translating into MADQKNKSSKRTTQDGGPEPGVPAPQGNKAVPPEATGASTIIAGTSSSPPPQASTSSEVTKSSLAPWAKSTEATGSTSSHGPGPSTQSSSSSTIRHNEGIAGCTTDDCQYIKNLIDTSVDRSKDPCNNFYEYACGAAKINYAAEYDLAQGGTLDVLSRSISESINRSMDGSSIPTRNQKVIEKCASFFRSCLNAPANRRTNLDAIKGYLESERMDLANSNLQFDSLEILAKFNFELEIPLILEFALPRETPRLIIRIDEHHTTRLYMTTWSSRGRDQGKYVDTVLSNIYHKAFAESFLNGIVSNVTDVIRLLKHSNRRHPITGIPISKAIQAAPGSLVSRRWNAVLGRYVKSETPCQVYADHSNILRDWIVTENATMKWFMAWRTAEFLHSTLGAQDGKGDARVTREKCYGLANSMFPFVMSAQVLFASVGEKRVNHVKAMFGKIIDVVVEYFPHSTLLANNNRKDAQSKLQSLHKRAEIGYASYRVSTEGNLTDFYRSVPDLNGPFIMDFISASEKTKMYWSIVFAGDLEFAAKWKGELPVFDASMRYDARHNKLTIPPAMMMKPVYALEAPPEINYGTLGRLVVSAVMLAFDDDGQFYKDAGQHEYWFNAQSNENFGEKVRCLTSMVNARLPNALQVFRVPYVYMADVMGTEPILGAYQNEILGSHSRDELFYLSWCLLWCGKKFPEARSGTLENRCNLPLMNTNHFTTTFSCTANALMNPRVKCTFW; encoded by the exons ATGGCAGACCAAAAGAATAAG AGCTCCAAACGGACGACACAGGACGGAGGGCCCGAGCCCGGGGTTCCAGCACCACAAGGAAACAAG GCTGTGCCACCAGAGGCCACAGGAGCATCGACGATAAT TGCAGGTACTAGTTCAAGCCCCCCACCTCAAGCATCCACCAGCAGTGAAGTCACGAAGTCGTCCCTAGCACCTTGGGCCAAATCCACCGAAGCCACTGGGTCAACCAGCTCACATGGTCCGGGCCCATCCACTCAAAGCTCATCGAGCTCCACCATAAGGCACAACGAAGGCATAGCCGGCTGTACCACGGATGACTGccagtacataaaaaatctcatTGACACGTCTGTGGACAGAAGTAAGGACCCCTGCAACAATTTTTACGAGTATGCGTGTGGTGCAGCCAAGATAAATTACGCTGCTGAATACGACCTCGCCCAAGGGGGAACTCTCGACGTACTGTCACGCAGTATCTCCGAGTCAATCAACAGAAGCATGGACGGATCGAGCATACCAACTAGAAACCAAAAAGTAATCGAAAAATGCGCCTCATTCTTTCGCAGCTGCCTGAACGCGCCAGCAAACAGAAGAACCAACTTGGATGCCATAAAGGGATATTTAGAAAGTGAACGCATGGACCTGGCCAACAGTAACCTCCAGTTCGACTCATTAGAGATCCTCGCTAAATTTAATTTCGAGTTGGAGATACCCTTAATACTGGAATTCGCATTACCTAGAGAGACACCCCGTCTTATTATACGCATAGATGAGCATCACACGACGAGATTGTACATGACCACTTGGTCCAGCAGAGGAAGAGACCAAGGGAAATATGTCGATACCGTACTCTCAAATATCTACCACAAGGCATTCGCCGAAAGTTTTTTGAACGGGATAGTGAGCAATGTGACAGACGTTATACGCTTACTCAAGCATAGTAATCGTAGACATCCCATTACTGGAATTCCCATCTCGAAAGCGATCCAGGCAGCTCCCGGCTCTCTAGTCTCCCGCCGGTGGAACGCAGTGCTGGGCCGCTACGTTAAAAGTGAGACGCCCTGCCAAGTCTACGCCGACCACTCGAACATACTGCGCGACTGGATTGTCACAGAAAACGCCACAATGAAGTGGTTCATGGCGTGGAGAACGGCGGAATTTCTTCACTCGACGCTCGGAGCTCAAGACGGAAAGGGCGACGCTCGGGTTACGAGGGAGAAGTGCTACGGGCTAGCGAACTCGATGTTTCCGTTTGTCATGAGCGCCCAGGTGCTGTTCGCATCCGTCGGCGAGAAAAGGGTGAACCACGTGAAGGCCATGTTCGGCAAGATAATCGACGTTGTGGTTGAGTATTTCCCACATAGCACCTTGTTAGCAAACAATAACCGAAAGGATGCCCAGTCGAAGCTGCAGAGTTTGCATAAGAGGGCGGAAATCGGTTACGCGTCTTACCGAGTGAGCACAGAAGGAAACCTCACGGACTTCTACCGGTCCGTCCCGGACTTGAACGGTCCATTCATCATGGACTTCATAAGTGCGAGTGAAAAGACTAAAATGTACTGGTCCATAGTCTTTGCGGGAGATCTGGAGTTCGCAGCCAAGTGGAAAGGCGAACTGCCGGTGTTCGACGCTAGCATGCGTTACGACGCGCGCCATAACAAGCTTACGATTCCGCCTGCTATGATGATGAAGCCTGTCTACGCACTGGAAGCCCCTCCCGAAATTAACTACGGCACTCTGGGACGGCTCGTGGTGAGTGCTGTTATGCTTGCATTCGATGACGACGGACAGTTTTACAAAGATGCGGGTCAACACGAATATTGGTTCAATGCTCAGAGCAACGAGAACTTTGGTGAAAAGGTACGGTGCTTAACTTCGATGGTAAATGCTCGTCTGCCCAATGCACTGCAAGTGTTCCGCGTTCCGTATGTCTACATGGCGGACGTCATGGGCACTGAGCCTATCCTCGGGGCATACCAGAACGAAATTCTGGGAAGTCACTCTCGCGATGAGCTTTTCTATCTATCGTGGTGCCTGCTGTGGTGCGGCAAGAAGTTCCCAGAGGCCCGGTCGGGGACCTTGGAAAATAGGTGCAACCTGCCTCTTATGAATACGAATCATTTCACTACGACATTCAGCTGCACTGCTAATGCCTTAATGAATCCTCGAGTTAAGTGCACCTTCTGGTAA
- the LOC135366220 gene encoding neprilysin-1-like isoform X3 — MYVLAGAALVIVGLGLLGLYWTLKSGFQSAGTSSSPPPQASTSSEVTKSSLAPWAKSTEATGSTSSHGPGPSTQSSSSSTIRHNEGIAGCTTDDCQYIKNLIDTSVDRSKDPCNNFYEYACGAAKINYAAEYDLAQGGTLDVLSRSISESINRSMDGSSIPTRNQKVIEKCASFFRSCLNAPANRRTNLDAIKGYLESERMDLANSNLQFDSLEILAKFNFELEIPLILEFALPRETPRLIIRIDEHHTTRLYMTTWSSRGRDQGKYVDTVLSNIYHKAFAESFLNGIVSNVTDVIRLLKHSNRRHPITGIPISKAIQAAPGSLVSRRWNAVLGRYVKSETPCQVYADHSNILRDWIVTENATMKWFMAWRTAEFLHSTLGAQDGKGDARVTREKCYGLANSMFPFVMSAQVLFASVGEKRVNHVKAMFGKIIDVVVEYFPHSTLLANNNRKDAQSKLQSLHKRAEIGYASYRVSTEGNLTDFYRSVPDLNGPFIMDFISASEKTKMYWSIVFAGDLEFAAKWKGELPVFDASMRYDARHNKLTIPPAMMMKPVYALEAPPEINYGTLGRLVVSAVMLAFDDDGQFYKDAGQHEYWFNAQSNENFGEKVRCLTSMVNARLPNALQVFRVPYVYMADVMGTEPILGAYQNEILGSHSRDELFYLSWCLLWCGKKFPEARSGTLENRCNLPLMNTNHFTTTFSCTANALMNPRVKCTFW; from the coding sequence ATGTACGTTCTGGCGGGAGCAGCCCTGGTCATTGTTGGACTGGGATTACTGGGATTGTATTGGACTCTGAAGAGCGGCTTCCAAAGTGCAGGTACTAGTTCAAGCCCCCCACCTCAAGCATCCACCAGCAGTGAAGTCACGAAGTCGTCCCTAGCACCTTGGGCCAAATCCACCGAAGCCACTGGGTCAACCAGCTCACATGGTCCGGGCCCATCCACTCAAAGCTCATCGAGCTCCACCATAAGGCACAACGAAGGCATAGCCGGCTGTACCACGGATGACTGccagtacataaaaaatctcatTGACACGTCTGTGGACAGAAGTAAGGACCCCTGCAACAATTTTTACGAGTATGCGTGTGGTGCAGCCAAGATAAATTACGCTGCTGAATACGACCTCGCCCAAGGGGGAACTCTCGACGTACTGTCACGCAGTATCTCCGAGTCAATCAACAGAAGCATGGACGGATCGAGCATACCAACTAGAAACCAAAAAGTAATCGAAAAATGCGCCTCATTCTTTCGCAGCTGCCTGAACGCGCCAGCAAACAGAAGAACCAACTTGGATGCCATAAAGGGATATTTAGAAAGTGAACGCATGGACCTGGCCAACAGTAACCTCCAGTTCGACTCATTAGAGATCCTCGCTAAATTTAATTTCGAGTTGGAGATACCCTTAATACTGGAATTCGCATTACCTAGAGAGACACCCCGTCTTATTATACGCATAGATGAGCATCACACGACGAGATTGTACATGACCACTTGGTCCAGCAGAGGAAGAGACCAAGGGAAATATGTCGATACCGTACTCTCAAATATCTACCACAAGGCATTCGCCGAAAGTTTTTTGAACGGGATAGTGAGCAATGTGACAGACGTTATACGCTTACTCAAGCATAGTAATCGTAGACATCCCATTACTGGAATTCCCATCTCGAAAGCGATCCAGGCAGCTCCCGGCTCTCTAGTCTCCCGCCGGTGGAACGCAGTGCTGGGCCGCTACGTTAAAAGTGAGACGCCCTGCCAAGTCTACGCCGACCACTCGAACATACTGCGCGACTGGATTGTCACAGAAAACGCCACAATGAAGTGGTTCATGGCGTGGAGAACGGCGGAATTTCTTCACTCGACGCTCGGAGCTCAAGACGGAAAGGGCGACGCTCGGGTTACGAGGGAGAAGTGCTACGGGCTAGCGAACTCGATGTTTCCGTTTGTCATGAGCGCCCAGGTGCTGTTCGCATCCGTCGGCGAGAAAAGGGTGAACCACGTGAAGGCCATGTTCGGCAAGATAATCGACGTTGTGGTTGAGTATTTCCCACATAGCACCTTGTTAGCAAACAATAACCGAAAGGATGCCCAGTCGAAGCTGCAGAGTTTGCATAAGAGGGCGGAAATCGGTTACGCGTCTTACCGAGTGAGCACAGAAGGAAACCTCACGGACTTCTACCGGTCCGTCCCGGACTTGAACGGTCCATTCATCATGGACTTCATAAGTGCGAGTGAAAAGACTAAAATGTACTGGTCCATAGTCTTTGCGGGAGATCTGGAGTTCGCAGCCAAGTGGAAAGGCGAACTGCCGGTGTTCGACGCTAGCATGCGTTACGACGCGCGCCATAACAAGCTTACGATTCCGCCTGCTATGATGATGAAGCCTGTCTACGCACTGGAAGCCCCTCCCGAAATTAACTACGGCACTCTGGGACGGCTCGTGGTGAGTGCTGTTATGCTTGCATTCGATGACGACGGACAGTTTTACAAAGATGCGGGTCAACACGAATATTGGTTCAATGCTCAGAGCAACGAGAACTTTGGTGAAAAGGTACGGTGCTTAACTTCGATGGTAAATGCTCGTCTGCCCAATGCACTGCAAGTGTTCCGCGTTCCGTATGTCTACATGGCGGACGTCATGGGCACTGAGCCTATCCTCGGGGCATACCAGAACGAAATTCTGGGAAGTCACTCTCGCGATGAGCTTTTCTATCTATCGTGGTGCCTGCTGTGGTGCGGCAAGAAGTTCCCAGAGGCCCGGTCGGGGACCTTGGAAAATAGGTGCAACCTGCCTCTTATGAATACGAATCATTTCACTACGACATTCAGCTGCACTGCTAATGCCTTAATGAATCCTCGAGTTAAGTGCACCTTCTGGTAA